The following are from one region of the Abiotrophia defectiva ATCC 49176 genome:
- a CDS encoding beta-N-acetylhexosaminidase — protein sequence MTKIWIEDAALRDKVQRLVAELDLSLAPDGHLVDYQAGPAGKLEVADQGEGVLIVAPDLPHFFHGLALWNMRQQAGQTSSFSQPISFSRNGLMLDNSRNAVAKVDYVKSLLRRLAVLGHTWYMLYMEDVYEIPEQPYFGAFRGRYSQADLRELDAYAQDLGIELVPCVQTLAHLNQFFQWEHINSQYADLADVLHVGREETYTLIDQMLASLSSCFTTKRIHLGMDEAYDLGRGHYLDQVGLRAKTDIMLDHLARMKTLCDRYDLEPIIWDDMFFSWYNQVEEGEKIAIPEGISLMYWDYYQHSTQAYLDKIAQRRSLGAQVSFAGGAWRWTGYTPHHRKTLVASLAGLEAARQTGIQEVMATAWGDDSSESPFEVAVFGLVLYSYLDSHADYVEEEFSQWLSFFTGLSLSDWLKQGELDLLPEWDQLAGIDVTPSKYFFYQDLLLPMFMPQIESMDVDYGARMAKLAVDFDAMEGGNPAVNQFYSDYALCLANKWNLPYLIWQAYHAHDRQTLADLVHGRLPQLIADYDRVLQSRRQVWLQEANPFGLEILEYRIGGLMTRTQAVISRLKDYLSGRVDSLPELEEARLNPLPNDQSGFKPAVNYNRALRTMSRSRMTW from the coding sequence ATGACTAAGATTTGGATTGAAGATGCGGCCTTGCGCGACAAGGTTCAGCGTCTAGTAGCAGAATTAGACCTATCCCTAGCGCCTGATGGCCACCTGGTTGACTATCAAGCGGGCCCGGCGGGCAAGTTAGAAGTAGCCGACCAAGGAGAGGGCGTCCTCATTGTGGCACCTGACCTACCGCATTTCTTCCATGGCTTGGCCCTCTGGAATATGCGGCAACAAGCCGGCCAGACCAGCAGCTTTAGTCAGCCCATTAGCTTCAGTCGCAATGGCCTCATGCTGGATAACTCCCGCAATGCTGTTGCCAAGGTGGACTATGTTAAGTCCCTCTTAAGACGCTTGGCCGTCTTAGGCCACACTTGGTATATGCTCTATATGGAAGATGTCTATGAAATTCCGGAGCAACCTTATTTTGGGGCCTTCCGAGGCCGTTATAGCCAGGCCGATTTGCGTGAATTGGATGCTTACGCCCAGGACTTGGGTATTGAGTTGGTGCCTTGTGTGCAGACCTTGGCCCACCTCAACCAGTTCTTCCAATGGGAGCATATTAACAGTCAATATGCAGACTTGGCTGACGTCCTCCACGTAGGGCGGGAAGAGACCTATACCTTAATCGACCAAATGCTGGCCTCACTCTCTTCTTGTTTTACAACCAAGCGCATTCACTTAGGTATGGATGAAGCCTATGACCTAGGGCGGGGCCATTATCTGGATCAAGTGGGTTTGCGAGCCAAGACTGACATTATGCTGGACCACCTAGCCCGTATGAAGACCCTCTGTGACCGCTATGACCTAGAACCAATCATTTGGGATGACATGTTCTTCTCTTGGTATAACCAAGTGGAAGAAGGCGAGAAAATTGCCATTCCTGAGGGCATCAGCCTCATGTACTGGGATTACTACCAACATAGCACCCAAGCTTACTTGGATAAAATCGCCCAACGCCGTAGTTTAGGGGCTCAAGTCAGCTTTGCTGGTGGGGCCTGGCGTTGGACGGGTTACACACCGCACCACCGTAAGACCTTGGTGGCTAGCCTGGCCGGCCTAGAAGCGGCACGCCAAACCGGCATCCAGGAAGTCATGGCGACCGCCTGGGGCGATGACAGCTCCGAGTCACCATTTGAAGTGGCCGTCTTCGGCCTGGTCCTCTATTCTTACCTAGACAGCCATGCTGACTATGTAGAAGAGGAGTTTAGCCAATGGCTAAGCTTCTTCACCGGCTTATCCCTATCCGACTGGCTCAAGCAAGGGGAATTAGACTTGTTGCCAGAATGGGATCAATTAGCAGGTATTGATGTGACACCTTCTAAATACTTCTTCTATCAAGATTTGCTACTGCCGATGTTTATGCCACAAATTGAGTCCATGGATGTGGACTATGGGGCCCGTATGGCCAAGTTAGCCGTTGACTTCGATGCTATGGAGGGTGGCAACCCAGCTGTCAACCAGTTCTATAGCGACTATGCCCTCTGCTTGGCTAACAAATGGAACCTGCCTTACTTAATCTGGCAGGCCTATCATGCCCACGACCGTCAGACGCTAGCTGACCTCGTTCACGGTCGCTTGCCACAACTGATTGCGGACTATGACCGCGTCCTGCAAAGTCGTCGTCAAGTCTGGTTACAAGAAGCCAACCCATTTGGCTTGGAAATCTTAGAATACCGGATTGGTGGGCTGATGACCCGGACGCAAGCGGTCATTTCGCGCTTGAAGGACTATCTGTCAGGCCGTGTTGACAGTCTGCCAGAGTTGGAGGAAGCACGACTCAATCCGCTGCCAAACGACCAAAGTGGTTTCAAACCAGCGGTCAACTACAACCGCGCCCTACGGACCATGTCGCGGTCCCGTATGACCTGGTAA
- a CDS encoding Fur family transcriptional regulator produces the protein MEYVTDVAKELEQVVAQLKNKHIRMTPQRRAILSYMIQTHNHPTVEEIYHDLLPDWPSLSLATIYNNLSFLVKEGYVNEMKFSDVTSRYDYMGLNGYNHQHIICERCGKIADFAMTKFPDPTEDVHKQTGYTTNRTKVEVYGVCPDCQGRIRAW, from the coding sequence ATGGAATATGTAACTGATGTCGCTAAAGAACTCGAACAAGTTGTTGCCCAACTTAAGAATAAGCACATTCGGATGACGCCACAACGTCGCGCCATTCTGTCCTATATGATTCAGACACACAATCACCCTACCGTGGAAGAAATCTACCATGATCTCTTACCTGACTGGCCAAGCCTTAGTCTTGCGACCATCTATAATAACCTGTCTTTCCTAGTCAAAGAAGGTTATGTCAATGAGATGAAATTCTCTGATGTCACCAGTCGTTATGACTACATGGGCCTAAATGGCTACAACCATCAGCACATTATCTGTGAACGCTGTGGGAAAATTGCGGACTTCGCTATGACTAAGTTCCCAGATCCAACCGAAGACGTCCATAAACAAACCGGCTATACAACCAACCGGACTAAAGTCGAAGTTTACGGTGTCTGCCCAGACTGCCAAGGTCGCATCCGCGCCTGGTAA